In Afipia sp. GAS231, a single window of DNA contains:
- a CDS encoding alpha/beta hydrolase fold domain-containing protein, whose protein sequence is MRVLIAGGGIGGLTTAIALRHQGIEVLVLEQAKVLTEIGAGIQIAANAAIVLRELGVETAIRAVGVKPLSYDYRDLRSGKMLYQAPLGDEAADRYGAPMYNIHRADLVQILSEAVPVEAKRFGARVAAVSQDADGVDVTLQDGSTVHGDVLVGCDGIHSVVRHHLRGEEQKHFANILMWRSLIPAEQLEGLNLEERGNYWFGPGRTLITYWVRPKNLYSILASVPASEVTRESWDESGDISEMLRSFDDAEPRARAMLEECRSVFITGMYYRDPIDSWSSGRITLLGDAAHPMVPFLAAGAGQSIEDAWTLARVLARRQDDVPGALKEYERRRLPRTTRIQAGARAVVKLMHETEENRLRDRNGRWKGMARIDPLAETSWGLAWDYNVVKSVEGPPGEVLNVTGLREGKRLQRPESQRALDLWKFAFRPEDVARGHDGLREAYDRFLSTNFPLPDGVSAVEDELGDVKAWRVAALDALRGNVVLHFHGGGYLIGSAKGSLEYASRLAAAVDGTCYTVDYRLAPEHPYPAAIDDAVAAYRALLTRGIPASSIMVSGESAGGGLALALVLALRNAGDPLPGAIFAAAPFTDLTLSGPSMRAFNGDDPAANRDLLTFMGASYFQGHEPTDPLVSPLFGDLAGLPPLFVTASQGEVLLSDATRLAERADKAGVDVTLRIVEDSVHVYPIFPFLPETKATMDEVAAWARRNLRRNDTRTQAAE, encoded by the coding sequence ATGCGCGTACTCATTGCAGGCGGCGGCATCGGCGGACTGACTACTGCGATTGCGCTGCGCCATCAAGGCATCGAAGTCCTCGTGCTCGAACAGGCCAAGGTGCTGACCGAGATCGGCGCCGGCATCCAGATCGCCGCCAATGCGGCGATTGTGCTGCGCGAGCTCGGCGTGGAAACCGCCATTCGCGCGGTCGGCGTCAAGCCGCTATCCTACGATTATCGCGATCTGCGCAGCGGCAAGATGCTCTACCAGGCGCCGCTCGGCGACGAGGCGGCGGATCGCTATGGCGCGCCGATGTACAACATTCATCGCGCCGACCTGGTCCAGATCCTCTCCGAGGCCGTGCCGGTGGAGGCCAAGCGGTTTGGCGCCCGCGTCGCCGCGGTGTCGCAGGATGCCGACGGCGTCGACGTCACGCTGCAGGACGGCTCGACCGTGCACGGCGACGTGCTTGTCGGCTGCGACGGCATCCACTCAGTGGTGCGCCACCATCTGCGCGGCGAGGAGCAGAAGCATTTTGCCAACATCCTGATGTGGCGCTCGCTGATCCCCGCGGAGCAGCTTGAGGGCCTCAATCTGGAAGAGCGCGGCAATTACTGGTTTGGCCCCGGCCGCACGCTAATCACCTATTGGGTGCGGCCGAAGAACCTCTACAGCATTCTGGCCTCGGTGCCCGCGAGCGAAGTGACGCGTGAATCCTGGGACGAAAGCGGCGACATATCCGAGATGCTGCGCTCCTTCGACGATGCCGAGCCACGCGCCCGCGCGATGCTCGAGGAGTGCCGCAGTGTCTTCATCACCGGCATGTATTACCGCGACCCAATCGATAGCTGGAGCTCCGGCCGCATCACGCTGCTCGGCGATGCCGCGCATCCGATGGTGCCGTTCCTCGCCGCCGGTGCCGGCCAGAGCATCGAGGATGCCTGGACCCTTGCGCGCGTATTGGCGCGGCGCCAGGACGACGTGCCCGGCGCGCTCAAGGAGTATGAGCGCCGACGTTTGCCGCGCACGACGCGGATCCAGGCCGGCGCACGCGCGGTCGTGAAATTGATGCACGAGACGGAAGAGAACCGGCTACGCGATCGTAACGGCCGCTGGAAAGGAATGGCGCGGATCGATCCGCTGGCAGAAACGAGCTGGGGCCTGGCCTGGGATTATAATGTCGTGAAGTCGGTCGAGGGGCCGCCCGGCGAAGTTCTCAATGTCACCGGCTTGCGCGAAGGCAAGCGATTGCAACGCCCGGAGAGCCAACGCGCCCTCGATCTCTGGAAATTCGCGTTCCGCCCCGAGGACGTCGCGCGCGGCCATGACGGGCTGCGCGAAGCCTATGACCGCTTCCTCAGCACCAATTTTCCTTTGCCTGACGGCGTGAGTGCGGTCGAGGACGAGCTTGGCGACGTCAAGGCTTGGCGCGTCGCGGCACTGGATGCGCTGCGCGGCAATGTCGTGCTGCATTTCCATGGCGGCGGCTATCTGATCGGATCGGCGAAGGGTTCGCTCGAATATGCCAGCCGGCTGGCCGCGGCGGTCGACGGCACCTGCTACACCGTCGATTATCGGCTGGCGCCTGAACATCCCTATCCGGCGGCGATCGATGATGCGGTGGCGGCCTATCGCGCTTTGCTTACGCGCGGTATTCCCGCGAGCTCGATCATGGTCTCCGGCGAATCCGCCGGCGGAGGCTTGGCGCTGGCACTTGTACTGGCTCTGCGCAATGCCGGCGATCCCTTGCCGGGGGCGATCTTTGCCGCTGCGCCGTTCACGGATCTGACGCTGTCGGGACCGAGCATGCGCGCCTTCAACGGCGACGATCCCGCCGCCAACCGCGACCTGCTGACGTTCATGGGCGCGTCCTACTTCCAGGGCCACGAGCCGACCGATCCGCTGGTGTCGCCGCTGTTCGGCGACCTGGCCGGTCTACCTCCGCTGTTCGTCACGGCAAGCCAGGGCGAGGTGCTGCTCAGCGACGCCACGCGGCTCGCCGAACGCGCGGACAAGGCCGGCGTCGACGTGACGCTACGCATCGTCGAGGACTCCGTCCACGTCTAC
- a CDS encoding TetR/AcrR family transcriptional regulator: protein MSSRSRPGARATSEETRNQIKAAAQMLFARRGVDGVTLQEIVNAAGQRNNAALHYHFGSKEELIRQMVVDGATVLDQRRRDMLDEIEARGGPKSIREVMLVLMMPVIELGEDERWRGYIRFTSNLQASDPKTLRAALNNRWNSGYVACFNYLKLMLPLPAAIIEQRLSMFTIYANSILSAHEAALESHNTRNSRLWGQPFTIENMLDTLEAALTCPLSSQTLTKLREAKAPTG, encoded by the coding sequence ATGTCAAGCAGGTCACGACCGGGGGCGCGCGCGACCTCGGAAGAAACCAGGAACCAGATTAAAGCGGCAGCGCAGATGCTGTTCGCGCGCCGCGGCGTGGACGGTGTGACCTTGCAGGAGATCGTCAATGCCGCCGGACAACGCAACAATGCGGCGCTGCACTATCATTTTGGCTCCAAGGAGGAATTGATCCGCCAGATGGTGGTCGATGGTGCCACCGTGCTCGACCAGCGCCGTAGGGATATGCTGGACGAAATCGAGGCCCGCGGCGGACCCAAGAGTATCCGCGAGGTGATGCTGGTGCTGATGATGCCGGTGATCGAACTCGGCGAGGATGAACGCTGGCGCGGCTATATCCGCTTCACCTCGAACCTTCAGGCGTCCGATCCGAAGACGCTGCGTGCCGCGCTCAACAACCGCTGGAACTCGGGCTATGTCGCCTGTTTCAATTATCTGAAGCTGATGCTGCCACTGCCAGCCGCGATCATCGAGCAGCGCCTGTCGATGTTTACGATCTATGCCAATTCGATCCTTTCCGCGCATGAAGCCGCGCTGGAATCCCACAACACCAGGAACAGCCGGCTGTGGGGGCAGCCCTTCACGATCGAGAACATGCTCGATACGCTCGAGGCCGCCCTGACGTGCCCTCTTTCCAGCCAGACGTTGACGAAGCTGCGCGAAGCGAAGGCGCCGACCGGATGA
- a CDS encoding helix-turn-helix transcriptional regulator yields MANATRGCVREADNSFANRTQKHEFFRDVGAPLIQKKALSGPAVTIEWIERRGTGSVDWRYRQDRDALFYFEQGVVACHGALDGGRIDRPLDGATRLAFVEACSTIETEVEISGRCLYWVAFIDKERLLGNGKEILKLQRLDSRIGFDNAALAAAVKRLRAELTRTDELSNLYIESWAIQALVLLHRLFDDFQRESPTRLTRIEISKVMEFMEASIARNITLECIAALVGLSPRHFRRLFRASTGVGPNEMFTNMRLERAARDLRDSRKNVTEISLDCGFSQPQHLATAFRRKFGLTPTEFRRSVAS; encoded by the coding sequence ATGGCAAACGCAACGCGGGGCTGCGTTCGTGAGGCGGACAATTCGTTCGCAAACCGGACGCAGAAACATGAATTTTTCCGGGATGTCGGTGCGCCTCTCATTCAGAAGAAGGCACTGTCGGGGCCAGCTGTGACGATCGAGTGGATCGAGCGGCGCGGCACGGGATCGGTCGATTGGCGCTACAGGCAGGATCGAGACGCTCTCTTCTATTTTGAGCAGGGCGTTGTTGCATGCCACGGCGCACTTGATGGCGGACGGATCGATCGCCCGTTGGACGGGGCGACAAGACTCGCATTCGTTGAGGCCTGCAGCACCATTGAAACAGAAGTCGAAATTTCGGGCCGTTGCTTGTACTGGGTTGCATTTATTGACAAGGAACGGCTCCTCGGGAATGGAAAGGAAATCCTCAAGCTGCAACGGCTCGATTCGCGGATTGGTTTCGACAATGCTGCGTTGGCGGCGGCGGTTAAGCGCTTGAGAGCCGAGCTGACCCGAACAGACGAACTCTCGAACTTATACATCGAGTCGTGGGCCATACAGGCATTGGTTCTCTTGCACAGACTGTTCGATGATTTTCAGCGCGAATCGCCGACGCGACTAACCAGGATTGAAATTTCCAAGGTCATGGAATTTATGGAAGCTAGTATAGCCAGGAACATTACGTTGGAATGCATTGCGGCTCTGGTGGGCCTGAGTCCTCGACATTTTAGACGCCTGTTTCGGGCTTCGACCGGTGTCGGGCCAAATGAAATGTTCACAAATATGCGTCTCGAAAGGGCCGCGCGCGACTTGCGGGATAGCCGGAAGAACGTCACGGAAATATCCTTGGATTGCGGCTTCAGCCAGCCACAGCATCTCGCGACCGCCTTTCGTCGGAAGTTTGGACTGACGCCGACCGAGTTTCGTCGAAGCGTCGCGTCTTGA
- a CDS encoding helix-turn-helix domain-containing protein, with protein MQRKSWADANCPMARSVDLIGEWGSLLILREAFGGIRRFDDFQKRIGISRNLLTTRLKKLVDGGVLERRPVHSDAKRHEYVLTEKGEDLFATIIALRQWGDRWLFPKGNYPANMLDGRDQSPVARIEVRSERGRKLTLANLTLKARQAKKSPTRPISRSKKV; from the coding sequence ATGCAACGAAAAAGCTGGGCCGACGCCAATTGCCCGATGGCACGTTCTGTTGATCTAATTGGGGAATGGGGGAGCCTCCTTATCCTGCGGGAAGCATTCGGCGGAATTCGCCGATTCGATGATTTTCAGAAGCGGATTGGAATCTCCCGCAATCTTCTAACGACCCGTCTCAAAAAGCTCGTAGATGGGGGCGTTCTGGAGCGGCGGCCTGTTCACAGTGATGCCAAACGTCACGAATATGTTTTGACGGAGAAAGGCGAGGATCTATTTGCGACAATCATTGCGTTGCGGCAATGGGGGGATCGGTGGCTGTTTCCGAAAGGAAATTATCCAGCCAACATGTTGGACGGCCGGGACCAATCACCCGTTGCTCGCATTGAGGTGCGCTCTGAACGGGGAAGAAAGCTCACACTGGCCAATCTCACCTTGAAGGCGCGCCAAGCCAAAAAATCGCCGACGCGTCCGATCTCGCGGTCAAAGAAAGTCTGA
- a CDS encoding SDR family oxidoreductase → MSGIKGKVVAITGASSGIGEATARHLAAQGAKVVLGARRDDRLKAVAAELEKAGGEAEPLKLDVTRRDDVAAFVKRAQDRFGRLDVLVSNAGLMPLSLLDELKVDEWDRMIDVNIRGVLHGIAAALPVFRAAGSGHFVNVSSVSGLQVAPTTAVYSGTKFAVRAISEGLRQEAGSKIRVTTICPGAVETELAETISNPDLKKRINAFQAIAIPPATIARAIAFAIEQPADIDVNEIVVRPTAQST, encoded by the coding sequence ATGTCCGGAATAAAGGGTAAGGTCGTCGCGATCACCGGAGCGAGCAGCGGAATCGGTGAAGCCACTGCGCGTCACCTCGCTGCGCAGGGCGCCAAGGTGGTGTTGGGCGCGAGACGGGATGACAGGCTGAAGGCGGTCGCCGCAGAGCTCGAGAAGGCGGGCGGCGAGGCCGAGCCGCTGAAGCTTGACGTCACCAGGCGCGACGACGTCGCCGCGTTCGTCAAGCGGGCGCAGGACCGGTTCGGCCGGCTCGATGTTCTCGTCAGCAATGCGGGCCTGATGCCGCTTTCGTTGCTTGACGAGTTGAAGGTCGATGAATGGGACCGCATGATCGATGTCAACATCAGGGGCGTGCTTCACGGCATCGCGGCCGCATTGCCGGTCTTTCGCGCAGCCGGATCGGGTCATTTTGTTAACGTGTCATCGGTCTCCGGCCTGCAGGTAGCGCCGACCACGGCGGTCTATTCGGGCACCAAGTTCGCGGTCCGAGCGATTTCCGAGGGCCTCCGGCAGGAAGCCGGCAGCAAGATTCGCGTCACAACGATTTGCCCGGGGGCAGTGGAAACCGAACTCGCTGAAACCATCAGCAATCCCGATCTGAAGAAGCGAATCAATGCGTTTCAGGCGATCGCAATTCCACCCGCGACCATTGCCCGCGCGATCGCATTTGCCATCGAGCAGCCCGCAGATATCGACGTCAACGAAATCGTGGTTCGGCCCACCGCACAGTCAACATAG
- a CDS encoding OpgC domain-containing protein produces MQVSPQVQLPPQGRDYRLDMLRGIANWAIFLDHIPNNVVNWITTRNYGFADAADLFIFISGYTVAFVYGRMMIGRGFIIAGSRVFKRAWQIYVAHLVLFVIYIAEVGYLAKKYNDPKLLGEFNVAGFMHDPAETLYQGLILAFKPVNMDVLPLYIVLMVVFPPVLWALLRKPNLTLFASLALYLAARHFGWNLAAYPAGSWYFNPFTWQFLFTIGAWFALGGTRQSMPLVQSRWLTIPGAVYLLFALFVTLGGRFLNMQDILPHWLYVASIPNDKTNLDPSRIVHFLIVTFFIIRYVPRDWAGFDRPIFRPMILCGQQSLEVFCYGIFLAGAAHIILVEVSDAIWMQVLVSVVGIALMTSLAYYRSWSKKLDKPAQKALPAASPNIANA; encoded by the coding sequence ATGCAAGTCTCACCCCAGGTCCAACTGCCCCCGCAAGGGCGCGACTATCGGCTCGATATGCTTCGCGGGATCGCGAACTGGGCCATCTTTCTCGATCACATTCCGAACAATGTGGTCAACTGGATCACGACACGGAACTACGGATTCGCGGACGCTGCCGATCTGTTTATTTTCATTTCGGGATACACCGTCGCGTTCGTCTATGGGCGAATGATGATCGGCCGCGGCTTCATCATTGCCGGCAGTCGCGTCTTCAAACGGGCTTGGCAAATTTACGTCGCACACCTCGTGTTGTTTGTCATCTATATCGCTGAGGTCGGTTATCTCGCGAAGAAATATAACGATCCGAAGTTGCTGGGCGAATTCAACGTAGCGGGCTTCATGCACGACCCCGCCGAAACGCTATATCAGGGTCTTATCCTAGCGTTCAAACCGGTCAACATGGACGTGTTGCCGCTCTATATCGTTCTGATGGTGGTGTTTCCGCCAGTGCTGTGGGCGCTGCTGCGCAAGCCGAACCTGACGCTGTTCGCGTCCCTTGCCCTGTATCTCGCGGCCCGCCATTTTGGCTGGAATCTGGCGGCCTATCCTGCAGGCTCCTGGTACTTCAATCCGTTCACCTGGCAGTTCCTTTTCACGATCGGCGCATGGTTTGCGCTGGGCGGCACCAGGCAGTCCATGCCGCTGGTGCAATCGCGCTGGCTTACGATCCCTGGCGCTGTGTATCTCCTGTTTGCGTTGTTCGTCACGCTGGGCGGACGCTTCCTGAACATGCAGGACATCCTGCCCCATTGGCTCTACGTCGCGTCTATTCCGAACGACAAGACCAACCTCGACCCGTCCCGCATCGTTCATTTCCTGATTGTCACGTTCTTCATCATCAGGTACGTGCCGCGTGATTGGGCCGGATTTGACCGACCGATCTTCCGGCCAATGATCCTTTGTGGGCAGCAGTCACTTGAGGTCTTCTGCTACGGCATCTTCCTTGCTGGCGCAGCACACATCATTCTTGTTGAAGTTTCGGACGCCATCTGGATGCAGGTGCTGGTGAGCGTCGTCGGGATCGCGTTGATGACAAGCCTGGCCTACTACCGCTCATGGTCGAAGAAGCTGGACAAGCCGGCTCAAAAGGCCCTCCCCGCGGCGTCTCCCAATATCGCCAATGCGTGA
- a CDS encoding putative quinol monooxygenase codes for MIYVIATLTVKPEKRAELIAGAQACVAETCKEAGNIAYDMHESVTEPTKMVFVEKWESHEALPAHEASEHVKVFLRTVAKCLAAPPRIEIITPAKVDIR; via the coding sequence GTGATTTACGTCATTGCCACGCTGACCGTAAAGCCTGAAAAGCGCGCCGAACTGATCGCCGGCGCGCAAGCCTGTGTTGCGGAAACCTGCAAGGAAGCCGGCAACATCGCCTACGACATGCATGAAAGCGTCACCGAGCCGACGAAGATGGTATTCGTCGAGAAATGGGAAAGCCATGAGGCGCTTCCTGCACACGAGGCCAGTGAGCACGTAAAGGTGTTCCTCCGTACCGTGGCCAAATGTCTCGCGGCTCCGCCAAGGATCGAAATCATCACGCCCGCAAAAGTCGACATCCGATAG
- a CDS encoding SDR family NAD(P)-dependent oxidoreductase → MITKELFDLSGKVALITGGSRGLGLQMAEALGDMGAKVAISARKQTELDSASSYLAAKGVEVLTIVNDLSDAASRPDEQLVSSVLDRFGAVDILINNAGMVWGGAATDLTPENWRKVMALNVDACFRVAQTVARKSMIPRKSGKIINISSIAGLGGPRPDGEIFAVAYNTSKGALITLTQALATEWGKYNINVNALCPGYFPTKLSAGLAKAAAGIAKVTPIGRVGGEHDIKGAAVFFASEASRHITGQALAIDGGGSVVILN, encoded by the coding sequence ATGATTACGAAAGAACTGTTCGATCTGAGTGGAAAGGTGGCGCTGATTACCGGAGGCTCGCGAGGCCTCGGCCTACAAATGGCGGAAGCCCTGGGGGATATGGGCGCAAAGGTCGCGATCAGCGCCCGCAAGCAGACCGAACTCGATAGTGCATCGTCCTATTTGGCGGCCAAGGGCGTCGAGGTCCTGACCATCGTCAATGATCTCAGCGATGCCGCCTCCAGACCTGATGAGCAGCTAGTGAGCAGCGTTCTGGATCGCTTCGGCGCGGTCGACATCCTGATCAATAATGCCGGAATGGTCTGGGGCGGCGCGGCGACAGATCTTACGCCCGAGAACTGGCGCAAGGTGATGGCATTGAACGTCGATGCCTGTTTCAGGGTCGCCCAGACCGTGGCACGGAAATCGATGATCCCGCGAAAGTCGGGCAAGATTATCAACATCTCCTCGATTGCGGGACTTGGCGGCCCCCGGCCGGACGGCGAGATTTTCGCGGTCGCCTACAACACTAGCAAAGGCGCGCTCATCACGCTGACCCAGGCGCTGGCGACCGAATGGGGCAAGTACAACATCAACGTCAACGCGCTATGCCCGGGTTATTTTCCGACCAAGCTGTCGGCCGGCCTGGCCAAGGCCGCGGCCGGGATCGCCAAGGTCACTCCGATCGGCCGGGTTGGCGGCGAGCATGACATTAAGGGGGCCGCGGTCTTCTTTGCATCCGAGGCCTCGCGCCATATCACCGGACAGGCGCTGGCGATCGATGGCGGCGGATCGGTGGTCATCCTGAATTGA
- a CDS encoding enoyl-CoA hydratase/isomerase family protein produces the protein MSIEQVRTARKEGLLIVTLANPDGNRMNRAVLRGLQEALAQARKPDVRAVLVRAEGAVFSLGADVNEMLSEPGDAMLSAVREYVELIQAIEALPLPTIAAVHGVCSSGGLEFALAFDHLWAAAGTKIGFLEPLLAIFPLAGGAQRVASRAGHVRAFEIATAGALYDVETFEKWNIVNRVLAADVLESESEAFATRLAAGPTKAYDAVKAILRTWEKEGVRAADRTTLEMVGPVMASNDATGAIKSFVANGPSRSPRVFSGT, from the coding sequence ATGTCGATCGAGCAGGTACGCACCGCGCGCAAAGAGGGGCTTCTGATCGTTACGCTGGCAAATCCGGACGGCAACCGTATGAACCGCGCCGTGCTGCGCGGACTTCAGGAAGCTCTCGCGCAGGCCAGGAAACCCGATGTGCGCGCCGTTCTCGTGAGGGCGGAGGGAGCAGTTTTCTCCCTCGGAGCGGACGTCAACGAAATGCTGTCGGAACCCGGCGATGCGATGCTGTCCGCCGTCAGGGAATATGTCGAGCTAATACAGGCGATTGAAGCGCTTCCATTACCGACGATCGCTGCAGTTCATGGTGTATGCTCCTCCGGCGGATTGGAGTTTGCGCTCGCATTCGATCATCTTTGGGCAGCCGCAGGCACCAAGATCGGTTTTCTCGAGCCTCTGCTGGCGATTTTCCCACTAGCCGGCGGCGCGCAGCGTGTGGCTTCCCGAGCCGGTCACGTCCGGGCGTTCGAAATTGCGACGGCCGGCGCGCTCTACGATGTAGAGACGTTCGAGAAGTGGAACATCGTCAATCGCGTGTTAGCTGCCGATGTTCTCGAAAGTGAATCAGAAGCTTTCGCGACCCGGTTGGCGGCGGGCCCGACAAAGGCGTACGACGCCGTAAAGGCCATACTTCGCACATGGGAGAAGGAAGGCGTCAGGGCTGCCGACCGGACGACCCTTGAAATGGTCGGTCCGGTCATGGCGAGCAACGATGCGACTGGCGCAATCAAGTCCTTTGTCGCAAACGGGCCGAGCCGCTCGCCACGCGTTTTCTCCGGAACTTGA
- a CDS encoding nuclear transport factor 2 family protein, whose product MTTSNSTEANKTLVLEGLKGVFIERDPAVIDRVFSPDYRQHNPQIPNGPAAIKALLGNLSRDFKYEPGLVMADGDYVSIHGRYTGWGPKPMIAVDIFRVAGGKIVEHWDVMQEEVPAAQSANGNSMFIGS is encoded by the coding sequence ATGACAACCTCAAATTCGACCGAAGCCAACAAGACACTCGTTCTAGAGGGGCTCAAGGGCGTTTTCATCGAACGCGATCCCGCTGTGATCGATCGCGTCTTCAGTCCCGATTATCGCCAACACAACCCGCAGATTCCAAACGGTCCCGCAGCGATCAAGGCTTTGTTGGGAAACTTGTCGCGTGACTTCAAATACGAACCCGGCCTAGTGATGGCGGACGGTGATTATGTCAGTATTCATGGCCGTTATACGGGGTGGGGTCCGAAACCCATGATTGCGGTCGATATCTTCCGGGTCGCTGGCGGCAAGATTGTCGAACATTGGGACGTGATGCAGGAAGAGGTTCCGGCTGCGCAAAGCGCCAATGGAAACAGCATGTTCATTGGGTCGTGA